In Legionella lytica, one genomic interval encodes:
- a CDS encoding patatin-like phospholipase family protein: MDKKSQGSKTRGKSVLIDLALQGGGAHGAYTWGVLDRLLEEPRVKIEGISGTSAGSMNAAVMASGFTRDGPEGARRALQAFWYRVSEAARYSPLQRGWLDIMSGKWTMDYSPSFLTFQMASHVFSPYDLNPIALNPLRDILAESIDFSLLNDSPIKLFITATNVRTGRGKVFKNKEINADVLLASACLPLMFQAIEIDGEAYWDGGYTGNPTITPLVQECESSDTVLVQINPVERPGTPKTARDILNRLNEVAFNATLMKELRMIALLRKTLNSDSGERDRWAKMRIHRITSAKMVKLGYSSKLNAEWDFLRMLFKEGRKTADAFLVSHGKALNKYSTFDLDSFL; encoded by the coding sequence ATGGACAAAAAATCGCAAGGATCCAAGACACGAGGGAAGTCTGTTCTTATTGATTTAGCATTGCAAGGTGGCGGTGCTCATGGAGCGTATACATGGGGTGTTCTAGACCGCTTGCTCGAAGAGCCTCGAGTGAAAATAGAAGGGATTTCAGGGACTTCGGCAGGTTCCATGAATGCTGCGGTTATGGCCAGTGGTTTTACTCGTGATGGCCCAGAAGGTGCTCGTAGGGCCTTGCAGGCATTTTGGTATCGGGTTTCAGAAGCTGCGCGCTATAGCCCGTTACAACGAGGGTGGTTGGACATTATGTCTGGGAAATGGACTATGGATTACTCTCCTTCTTTTCTTACTTTTCAAATGGCGAGTCATGTGTTTTCGCCCTATGATCTTAACCCGATCGCACTAAATCCATTGCGAGACATCTTAGCTGAAAGTATTGATTTTTCATTATTGAACGATTCACCCATCAAATTATTCATTACAGCGACTAATGTGCGTACTGGTCGTGGTAAGGTATTTAAAAATAAAGAAATTAACGCTGATGTTTTATTGGCATCTGCATGTTTGCCTTTAATGTTTCAAGCTATTGAAATTGATGGAGAGGCTTATTGGGATGGGGGATACACCGGTAATCCTACCATTACGCCTTTAGTGCAAGAGTGTGAATCCAGTGACACTGTATTAGTGCAAATTAATCCTGTAGAGCGTCCAGGAACTCCAAAAACTGCTCGTGACATACTTAATCGCCTTAATGAAGTTGCTTTTAATGCAACCTTAATGAAAGAGTTACGGATGATTGCTTTATTACGCAAAACGCTTAATTCGGATTCGGGAGAGCGAGATCGCTGGGCAAAAATGCGTATTCATCGAATTACCAGCGCGAAAATGGTTAAATTGGGCTATTCTTCCAAGCTCAATGCCGAATGGGATTTTCTCCGCATGCTTTTTAAAGAAGGACGTAAAACAGCAGATGCTTTTCTAGTGAGCCATGGTAAAGCATTGAATAAATATTCTACTTTTGATTTGGATTCGTTTCTTTAA
- the pbpC gene encoding penicillin-binding protein 1C — protein MKKNIKRLSIILVLLFVSGFALLFFLPKPVLLNGTSFSRAVYDDHHQLLRLTLSRDDKYRLFTPLPKISKQLIDATLLQEDQYFRFHYGINPLATAKAIWQTYAVKSRRVGASTITMQVARMHYGINSKKITGKLWQIIRAIQIEMHYSKDEILEAYLNMAPYGGNIEGVGAASLVYFSTAVDKLSLPQALTLSIIPQNPGKRTPHNQDLKKIRAHLFQRWLEQHPEDKNKKVMFELPLVMQTNRSLPFAAPHFVNKVLSDVSKQQDIVTTLDSRSQTIIERITRSYLARKKGLGVHNAAVLLVDTRDMGIKGLMGSADFFNREIGGQINGIETKRSPGSTLKPFIYGLALDQGLIHPNTVLKDVPHSFNGYNPENFDYDFMGPIKARDALVLSRNIPAIYLSSLLSKPSLHQLLEQGQVSHLRSESYYGLSLNLGGVELTMRELIGLYAMLANDGVWYPTRLLQKETKSKGQRLLSSEASYLILDMLQSTPHHDVNYRSWSQLPVAWKTGTSSGYRDAWSVGVFGPYALAVWVGNFDNKANPAFIGKDIAAPLFFELVDALKQERGPLQPLDKHPEHMNLKKVEVCSASGMLPTRFCKDREWTWFIPGKSPIKTDTIYREIAINSKNGLRTCHIDDNTRFEVFEFWPSDLLQIFKRAGIQRHIPPFFEADCSLSGNVGITPQITSPQAGISYIVRANSQQNNTIPFTAVTDAGIAYVYWFVNETFVAKTKAGKSFLWHARPGKFVVRAVDDHGLSDARDLLVQLDN, from the coding sequence ATGAAAAAAAATATAAAACGCTTAAGCATAATCCTTGTTTTGCTGTTTGTCAGTGGGTTTGCACTATTATTTTTTTTACCCAAACCGGTTTTATTGAATGGCACCAGTTTTTCCAGAGCTGTTTATGATGATCATCATCAATTATTACGGCTCACTTTAAGTAGAGATGATAAATATCGTCTATTCACCCCGTTGCCTAAAATTTCCAAACAATTAATCGATGCAACCTTGTTGCAGGAAGACCAGTATTTTCGTTTTCATTATGGAATCAATCCCTTAGCAACAGCGAAGGCAATTTGGCAAACTTATGCGGTCAAATCCCGGCGAGTAGGTGCTTCAACTATTACCATGCAAGTAGCACGGATGCACTATGGAATTAATTCCAAAAAAATAACAGGGAAACTCTGGCAAATTATTCGTGCAATTCAAATTGAAATGCATTATAGCAAAGACGAAATTTTAGAAGCTTACCTAAATATGGCTCCTTATGGTGGCAATATTGAAGGTGTTGGCGCGGCAAGTTTGGTTTATTTTAGCACTGCTGTAGATAAACTCAGCTTACCTCAGGCATTAACCTTGAGTATTATTCCCCAAAATCCGGGAAAAAGAACACCCCATAATCAAGACTTGAAAAAGATTAGAGCGCACCTCTTTCAACGGTGGCTAGAGCAGCATCCTGAGGATAAGAATAAAAAAGTCATGTTTGAACTACCTTTAGTTATGCAAACTAATCGCTCTTTACCTTTTGCTGCGCCCCATTTTGTGAATAAAGTTTTGTCTGATGTTTCTAAACAGCAAGATATTGTGACTACGCTGGATTCACGCTCACAAACTATTATTGAACGGATTACGCGCAGTTATTTAGCAAGGAAAAAAGGTTTAGGGGTCCATAATGCCGCGGTTTTATTAGTAGATACCCGTGATATGGGAATTAAAGGTTTAATGGGATCGGCTGATTTTTTCAATCGTGAAATAGGTGGGCAAATTAATGGTATTGAAACCAAGCGCTCTCCTGGTTCTACCTTGAAGCCGTTTATTTATGGATTGGCCTTGGATCAAGGTTTAATCCATCCCAATACGGTTTTAAAAGACGTGCCGCATAGTTTTAATGGCTATAATCCAGAAAATTTCGATTATGACTTTATGGGGCCAATCAAAGCGCGAGATGCTTTAGTTTTAAGTCGTAATATTCCCGCTATCTATCTTTCTAGTCTCTTAAGTAAGCCTTCACTGCATCAATTGTTAGAGCAAGGGCAGGTGAGTCATTTGCGCTCAGAATCCTACTATGGGTTATCGTTAAACCTCGGCGGGGTGGAATTAACCATGCGCGAATTGATTGGCCTCTATGCCATGTTAGCTAATGATGGGGTTTGGTATCCTACGCGTTTGTTACAAAAAGAAACGAAGTCTAAAGGCCAACGCTTATTAAGCTCCGAAGCCAGTTATTTAATTTTAGATATGTTGCAAAGTACTCCCCACCATGATGTGAATTACCGAAGCTGGTCGCAATTGCCGGTTGCTTGGAAAACGGGGACTTCTTCAGGATATCGGGATGCATGGAGTGTCGGTGTTTTTGGCCCTTATGCTTTGGCTGTTTGGGTAGGTAATTTCGATAATAAAGCAAATCCTGCCTTTATTGGAAAAGATATCGCCGCGCCCTTATTTTTTGAGTTAGTGGATGCCCTTAAGCAAGAACGTGGTCCTTTACAACCTTTAGATAAACATCCTGAACACATGAATCTTAAAAAGGTGGAAGTATGCAGTGCTTCAGGAATGCTACCCACACGTTTTTGCAAAGATAGGGAATGGACTTGGTTTATTCCAGGAAAATCCCCCATTAAAACAGATACAATTTATCGAGAAATAGCAATAAATAGTAAAAATGGATTGCGTACTTGTCATATTGATGACAATACACGTTTTGAGGTGTTTGAGTTTTGGCCTTCTGATTTACTGCAAATTTTTAAACGGGCAGGGATACAGCGACACATACCGCCATTTTTTGAGGCCGATTGTAGTTTATCAGGCAATGTTGGAATTACACCGCAAATCACTTCACCACAGGCGGGCATTAGTTATATTGTTCGTGCGAATTCTCAACAAAATAATACGATTCCATTTACGGCCGTTACGGATGCAGGAATTGCTTATGTGTATTGGTTCGTTAATGAAACTTTTGTTGCGAAAACTAAGGCTGGAAAATCTTTTCTCTGGCATGCTCGACCCGGGAAGTTTGTGGTAAGAGCTGTAGATGATCATGGACTTTCTGACGCTCGGGACTTATTGGTTCAGTTGGATAATTGA